GGGCTCTTTCCTTGAGTTTCATCGCAGTGATACCCATCCTACAGGACCTCCCTTATAGATTACCATTACTTTAGACAAATAAAGTTTTCGATCTCCTGAAGGCCCAGCAGAGCCTGGATTCCAACCACACTACTTTCCTCACACACGACGAAGGACCTGGACGCCCCGGAGAGCTCGTTTTTTAATGACTGCCGCCAAATCCAGCTGTTTAGGGAGTCGGTTCCACAATCGAAACTCTTGATGTTTATGGAGGCATCTCTGGTCTGAGTCTCTTTCATATTACCCCTCCTCTCTGTATATACGATCAACATACGTCTACGTGTATCTGGTGTCAACACATTGCAGGACTACGTCATCCTTCGGCGACAGGACAATGCAAACAAATCTTTCTTTTCCCACTTAAATAACCTATACTCCAGAGAGGACCCCGAGAAAAAGCCGTCTATGGTCCAACATAGGGGACAAAAAAAGCGACATAGGAGGAAAGATGAGAAAAAAGACCGCAAAAAAGAGCGTGATCCTACTGGGGCTGATGATGTTAATCGGCGTAACGACGATCGGGGCCACTACATCCCCCTCTCATGGGGAGACGGAAAAAGCCTGGGATGCCCACGAGTCGCACACTAAGATGCACTTCGACGACAACGAGATGGAGTTCACCCTGGCTCTGATATTGGGAGCTACGTCCAACTCTGGGTGCGAGATAGGGGAAGCCTTCGTCACAGCAGGACGGATAGTGGAAGGGGATTCGGAGAGCTGGCACAGGGAATGGGTTAAGACAGCGGAACTAGCGGAGGCCAGGGGTTTAAGGAGCCTGAGCGGGGACCACAGAGTTAGCGCAAGGGAACAGTTTATGAGGGCCTCCTATTACTATCGCGCCGCGCTGATCGGCATGCTTCCCGACGATCCACGGTTCGAGAGGACCGCCGAAAAAAGCAGAGACCTGCTTAAAAAAGCGGGGAAACTTATGACCCCAGAGCTGGAGTACATAGAGATACCCTTCGAGGGCACGGTGCTCCCGGGGTTCTACCGCAGGGCCTCGGTCCTACCGGAAAAACGTAAAACCCTGATAATGATAGGGGGCGGGGAGACTTTCGCCGAGGATCTGGTCTTCTATATCTCCAGACAGGCCCACGAGAGGGGCTACAACTTTCTGACCGTTGACCTCCCGGGCCAGGGCCTTCTGCCTTTAAGGGGCCTTACCTTTAGGCCGGATATGTATGTTCCTCTTCGGTCCGTTGTGGACTACGCCCTATCCAAACAGGAGGTCGACCGGGAGAGACTGGCTATGTTCGGCATAAGCGGAGGGGGCGGTTTCGTGCCTCAGGCAGCACAGGAGGACGACAGGATAAAGGCCATAGCAATGAACAGCGCCGTGGTCGAGGCCTACGATCTTTTTGCCGCCATGCCGGTCGCCACGATAACCGAGGAGGATCTAAAGGAATTTTCGTCCTTTAAGAGAAACACCATCAAGGTTATAGCCTGGAGATGGGGAGTTCCCATGGACGACATACCGGGGTTGGTCGAGGCCAACAGAGGTTTCAGCTTCGATCCAGCCAGGATAAAGTGCCCCGCCCTTTCCATAGTTGGAGCGGGGGAGTACGCCGACGTAAACGTGCAAAAACAGCAAAGCAGGTTTATGGAGGGAGTCCCTCACGACCAAAAGGCCCTGGTGGTCACCCCTGCCGAGGAGGGAGCCTCAAACCACTGCCTGACGGAAAACCGGAGCGTCATGAGCCAAGAGGTTTTCGATTTCTTCGACCAGGCTTTCGACAAGGAATAGAGATAGAGGCCGGAGCACGCTCCGGCCTCTATCTCTATCGGATGGTAAAAGTTTTTAGCGCCTCTTCATGAAGAGCAGAGGTATCAGGAGCAAAATTCCGGCAGGAGCGAGGCTCACCGAGCAACCGCTGGAGCTGTCTTCAGGGTTTACCGTGAAAGAGGCCGTTCTCCCTGCTGGATTATCGTCGCTTGCTGGAGGCAATGTAGGTGCCGTGACTATCATGGTAAGAGGCACGGCCCTCTTGACCTTCGGTGCAGTGTAGAGCATCCTCACCTTATGATCTCTGCCGTTTATCAGGAGAGGGACTATTCTATGGCTTACAAAGCCCTCGTCGTTCTTCAGATAGACCGAGACGTTAAGCATACCGCTTCTGGCAGTGCCTTTTGAATCGTCGTAGCGAACCGTCGCCTCCACGACCCCCGTCTTACCTGGATCCAGATAGGATGTCGCCTCACCTAAAGTGCCGTCGGATTTTAACGGACTAAGTGACATCGACCCGCTCAATATGGATAGGCTTTTACCGCTGCCCTCCGCCTCCGACGAATAGGATTTTGTAGCTGAGCCGTAGAGACCGGGATCGTAAATGCCGACCATCATCTGGCCGTGATCGTTGTCCACGTGGAGGTTGCCTCCATCGGTGGTCAAATACACGTGCATATACCCTAGAGCCTGCTCTGAGGGAGTTGTGAAGGACAGACGCAGATCCTGCCAGTTATCGGATATACCCTGGTCCCTTCCTGCGATGCCGTCGATAACACCGGTGGCAAAGACCTTAGCTTTGGAGAGATCCGGCTCCTCGCTTGCCCCGGTTATAGGCTGGAAGGCGAAGGAGACGGTCACCTTTCCAGTTCTTACGAAGCTGTAGTTGTAGACCCTGACTATCGTCGATACGTCGGTGTTTATCGGCATAATCTGACCGCTGACCCCTGCGGAATTAGCCAGCTCCGCTCCATCGAACAGTATTCCCCTGATACGGCTCCCATCCCCTTCAAAGGGGTTTTTCTGCCACTTACCTCCGTTTATGACCCACTGCCTGGGCAGATTGAGGGCAGGGTCGGCGGTTACCGTATATGGCGAGTCGGAGCCCCATATTCTGGAGTAGGTTCTGGCCAGTCTCGACACGGCGTAGGCGAAGGACAACGTCCCCTCGTCGCTTGTGTAGATTGCGGCATCCACGGTAAACTGCTGGTCCGACGGGGTCATCCCCGATGGGCTGAGATAGTGGGCGACTCCAGGCCATGACACGGTTATTCCCCCGAGATCGCTTCTGTCGGAGGTAGTAACCGAGTCGGTCGCATAAGAATAATCGCCGTTGAGATTGAACGATAACGTCTTGGCTACAAGCAAGCCAAAGGATGGCTTGTTCAGCTTGGCATATGCCGAGATAGTGTTGCTCATAGATGACAGGTCTTCTTTGTGCTCCGTCACCTCCATGGTAAAATTACCCTCGGTGCTGTCTACGTTCCCCATGATCTGTCCGGTGCTCTTCACCAGGAGTATCCCGTTACGGTTCTTCCAAAAATCGTCCGCATCCTTTGACGCTGCCCCCTGAGGATAGTCCCTCGTCTGTTCCAGCTTTTTAGGATAGGAAAAGAGGTTGAGCCCGTTGTGCCACGGCTCATACCAGTCAACCTCCTTCCCCGCAGTAGAGGCAAATGTAGACTGTATCACCTTCGGGACTATGAATTGGATAAATTTTCGAAATGATTCATCCCCGCTGGTGATAAACGCCTTCGATGCGGGAGCCAGAACCGGATAGCGCCATACATCATGGGTATTTGCACGGAAATAAACCTGATCGTCGTATTGGGCCACCGCCTTCAGGCTGGCAGTGGTGGTAGTAGAACTACCTTTGGTGTTCTGCGACGCCGCATTTCCTGCGTATTCAAGGCCAGAGTCGAACATCTTTACGCTGTCTTTATGATCGAATACCTTGGATACGCTAAAGCCAGCGGAGGCACCCCAGCTTCCCGAGCTGGTCTTTGTTTTGCTGGTGCTGGTGGAGGTACTGGTCTTTCCGTTCATGGTGGTGGAATATCCATCCAGGACGGCGAAAGCGTCCAGCGTTCTGGATTCTCCGTCGGAGGACAGGACATCCCAATGTCTAGGAGGAGCCTGAACTATGAAGATAGGCTCGATGTTGTCGTAAACGGTAAATCCGGTAGGTTCCCCAAGCACCATGCTGTCCCTATCCAGATCAGATGCCACTATGGACGGCACCAGATTGGATGCCATCACGGCGGAGTCGGTGTTTTTCCCCTGCCCAATAAGCGTCACCCCCGAGGTTTTATCCCACTGAAAGACACCCCAGTGAACGCCACCGGTGCTATCGCTGCCTCTGGTGGACACCAGTCCGATCTGCTTCCTGAGATCCTCGGTTTCCGGGTAGATATACCGCCCTGTATCCATGGAGAAACGGACAAAGTCCGGATGCATAGTCCAATCGCTCTCAAGATCGATAATGGGCCATGACTCTCTGTAGCTAACTCCAGAGTCGTCTATCTTGATGACGTAAAAAATCAGCTTGTTGGAGCTATCTTCGTCCGTAGCGATACACACAAGCTCTCCCGTTCCGTCTCCATCAAGGTCAGCTATGGACGCCTCAACCGCAGGGGCGGAGTTTTTCGCCATCTTTGCGGTTTTACCTATCTGAAGCCCCTCGACGTGTTTTTTCATCTTTCCGTTTGAACTTTTATAAATATCCAAGTATAACCGCGATTTTTGATATAGCGCCGACGTATTGCCGTGCAGGACCGCGAGTTCGTCCTTGCCGTCACCGTCCATGTCTCCCATGGCCACTGTAACGCTGTCGTATTGGAGATACCACTTGCCCACGTCGCTGCTCTTATCGTAGTTCCATGTGAAAGTGGGATCGCCGGTTCCATCGTACTTGATGGATGCGATTCTGAGGGTGTTATTGTGGGCCAAACCGTCCGGCCCCTTCACCTTGGTGTAGTAAAGTGCCACCTCCGGCGTGCCGTCACTTTCCATGTCCCCTACGGCTATGCGGACGCTGTTGGCAGGTTTTACGTCTGTGAGCCCACCGACTACATCGCCCCCTGTGGTGTACTCGGAGGACGTGTCGGACCAGGATCTGACGGTACCTTTGCCGAGACAGGCTTCATAAAGGGACTTGCCGTCCACGAACAGGAGAGCGACCTTCATATTTTTCCAGTCCTTGCTGCCTGATGGATTGGTGAGATAACTGATCACCCAGTCGGTATAGCCATCTCCGTCCCAGTCCCTTCCCACCATGTCGTGAGCCACGTTCATGTCCAGGGACGGAGCGTATACGTGTGACCCATCGGCGTTGAATTTGTACCTGTAAAAAGGCCTGGAGATGTCGGAAACCTTCACCCTGCCTAAACGTGCCCTTTTCCCCGTGCTATCGGATATGCCGGTGAGCTCCAACCACAGCGCGGTGTCGTCGCCGTCGCTGTCCGCCCTAGTCGCATAAGAGGAACAGATTATACCGGTAGGGACGCTCTGGAAGGTTTTTGTGCCCATAAAATCGTCTTTGATGGTTAAACTCTGAGGGACTGTCCCAGCCGCCTGGGCGGCGGAGAACACACGGCTGGAGGAGCTACCGGAAAGCCCTAGGTCAGACGGCAAGGTTGTAATAGTCTCTTTGCCGTAATAGGGGTCGAGGGAAAGCTCCATGTCGGCTGACTGCCCGCGAAAAGTCTTAATGTTCCAATCATCGTCCATGTAAGATATTATAGCTCTGTGCTTGGGAACCATAAAATCCTTCCAGATAGAGCCTAAAGGCTCGACGGAGGGATTATCCGCCATGGCGGTAAAACTACATCCAGCAAGGACCACCACGACGGTTACGATGAACGATAATCCCTGCAACAGCGACTTTTCTCTGTGGCTACTGCTGATCCATCGCTTGAACACTCCCATACACACTCCCCCTTATTGAACTAATTATTTAGACTTTTAACGACATTATCCGTCCCGAGAGACCTTACATTGCCGGACAACTTTGTGAAATGAAAGAGATGTCGATAATTAATATACGCAAAAAAACAAAAATTTCCACTATTCTATCAGAACTATACTCTACGATGGACTCCATTGTCAAGAAAAATAAAGAGGTAAGAGGACCCGGAGTACCCCTAGGCCTCTTACCTCTTTACCCCCTATCGGCACCGCTCCAGGCTGCCAACCGACGGCGACGATAGGATCTTTACGTTTCTGGTGATCTTCTCCGGCGGCCAGTCCCACCACCTCACATTAAGGAGCATCTCTATCGTCAGGTCGTCGAAGCGTTTTTTTATCTCCGACGCCGGGTTTCCCCCCACCACCGTATAGGGCGGGACGTCTTTTGTGACCACCGCCCCCGCCCCTATGACCGCTCCGTCACCTACCTTGACGCCCCCTAGGACGGTGGCCCGAAAGCCGATCCAGACGTCGTTTCCTATCGTTATGTCTCCCTTTAGAACCGGTCTGAAAGACGCTGGCTCCCAACCGCTGCCCATGAGGCCGAAAGGGTAGGTGCTCACGTTGTCTATGGGGTGGTTTCCACCACTCATGACGAACACCGTCTCCGCACCGATGGAGCAGAACTTGCCGATGATGAGCTTTTCCTGAACCGAGTGAATCACGTTTTTCTCGAACTCCAGGGGCCTGTCCCCTCGGATGTCGTCGTAGTAGGTGTAGTCTCCGACGATTATGTTGGGGCTTTTGATCACGTTTTTCAGGAACACCAGCTGGGAGTACCGCCTTCTGGGGTGAACCTTATCGGGATCGGGGCCCTTCATCACAGGAGTAGCGGCCCTGAAGGTCCGCCGGTTTCTGTGTCTCCTGGCCTTCTCGATCATTTCCCTTCGCTCTTGGTCCATGTCTAAGATCAGGCCCCTAAGAAACCCGCCGCCATCTGGGCCAGCTCTTTGGGATACTGGTAGATCAGGCCGTGACCTCCGTCGGCGAAGGAGTCGTATCCTCCATTAGGTATAAGCTCGGCGGTCTTCCTTGAAAGCTCCGGCGGTATGACGTGATCCATCTCTCCAGCTATAACCAAGGTCCTGGCGTTTATCCTGCCCAGCCTTGAGGTGCACCCCTCCCAGGAGGCTATGGCCTCCACCTGGGCCGCAATTCCATCGGCACATCGGGAATAGACCGTCATGGGCCGGGAGACGAAGGCCTGGGCAAAGCCGGGATGTTCCTGGAGCCAGGTCGTGGGGAATAACATCTCAAGGGCGACCTCGGTCCTGCCCTGATCCGATAGGGAGGTGTCCATCAGCTCGCCGAAGGCCTCTTTTCTGGCGGCCAAGGCCGCCCGGTGGTCCGAACAGGTTCCGTACAGGACCAGTCGTCTCAGAAGGTCGGGCCTCTCAAGGGCCAGCTCCTGGGCGATGTAGCCCCCCATGGACCAACCTAGAACGTGGGCGGAGGGATAGCCAAGCCGGTCCAGAAGGGCCGCCGCATCCAGGGCGAACCGGGAGATAGAGGGGCATTCGGTCCCCAAGGAGCTTTCGCCGACACCCCGATTGTCGAAGGCTATGACCTTAAAGCTCTTCGCCAGGTAAGAGAGAAAGGGGAAACCCCAGTAGTCCATGGTTCCACCGAAGCCCATTATCAAAAGGAGCGGCTCGCCCTCTCCCGCAACGGCGTAGGCCAACCTGGCATCGTCGACGTCGATGGTCCTAAAGCTGGGGGCCATCAGCTCATCACCAGATCTATAAGGTCCTCCCTGGAAATCCCCATTAGGTGACGTTCCACGTCCAGACCCTGAAGGGCGGAGGCAACCGATTCCCGATCGAACTTGACCGACCGCAGGGCCTCCTCAAGGCCCGAGGGATCCTGGACGCTGAAGAAGTCTCCCCTTATGGCGGCGTCGGAGATGATTCCATCCTTTACGTCCAGATAGACCTGGACCTTGCCCTTCTCAAAGCGATGCTCTGCGGTCAGGGAGAAGGGAGGGGAACTTCCCCACACCCAGTCCCAGGTGGCGTATTTTGAATCCCTCATGGCGGATATGGCTCTTTCCTCGTCGTCGTTTAAGGCCCTTGGTGTCTGCCCAAAGGGGGCGGCGAAGTGGGCCATCAGGCCCTCTATAAAGCTGTCCATGGTCATAGGGCTAGGAAGATGTGGGGACACGTTGGTGACCCGGCTCCTGACCGAGGCCACTCCCTTGGACTTGAACTTCTCTGGGTCCACCGACAGGGAGGCCGCCACGTCCTCAAGACAGGTGTCGAACAGTATGGTTCCGTGGTGGAGCATGGTGTCCTTGCTTATGTGTTGTGCGTTGCCGGAGAATTTCTTCCCCTCTATGGTTAGGTCGTTTCTGCCGGTGAGCTCCGCTTTTACCCCCAGTTCCTCCAGGTAGTCCAGGAGAGGCCTGGTGTAGAGGGCGAAGTCCAGCCCCTTGGAGTCACGATCTCCCACCGGGAGGATAAAGGTGTAGTTGAGGTTGCCAAGGTCGTGATAGACCGCCCCGCCTCCGGTGGTCCGTCTGACCACCGAGACGCCCTTTTCCCGCAGGAAGGGCTCGTTGACCTCCCCTGCGGCGTTCTGGAACCGGCCCACCACCACGGTGGGGGCGTTTCTCCAGAGGAGTATGTAACCCTCGCCGGTTCGGGAGGACCGATCGAAGAGGACTTCTTCCATAGCTAAGTTGAAAAAGGGGTCGTTGCCCCGATGTATTATGCAGTTCATATTCAAGAGAACACCTCCGTCTTTTGTTTTATGGCCTGTACAGGATTATATGGTATTATCCAGGCAATAGTAAGACCTACCACACCACTAGGTATATTTACCTACCCCAAATAGGGGGTTTCTCCCGATGATCGGCGACGATCTCTACCTTATAATTTGGGACACAGAGCGAGAGGCGAATAACCTCCTTAAAGACACCACACACACTTCTTCAACAACTCCTTATAGAAAAAGGCCCAGGGTCCCCCAACCCTGGGCCTTTTTCCTGCTATGGCCTTAGCGCTCTGAAGAAAAGCTCCAGCATAGGCTTGGCCTGATAGGATAGGTCATAGGGGGAGGAGGAGTATAGCTTTCTCTCCATAAGGCCGAAGATCAACAGTCTAAGGCTCTCCGCCGCCACGGTCAGGTCGACGTCACGGGATATCTGCCCTATATCCCCAGCCTCCTCCAGCACCAACTTTATCCTTCCAATGGTCCTATCCCTGAGGGACTCTATGGACAGCAGTATCCCCTCGTCCTCCGCTAAGCTTCTGCGATCCAGAAATATGGCCAGTATCCGTTGCAACTCCTGACGGCCTTCAAATACCTTCATCTCCTCCATCACCATGGCACGGAGCCTGTCCAAGGGCTCTCCTGGTCCCTTCAGGCAGGATTCCTCCAGTTGGTCCACCTTCTCCGCCCCGTAGTCCATGAGCTCCTTTAGGAGCCCCGCCTTTCCGCCGAAATGGCGGTACAGCGCCCCTTTTGTGAACCCCGCCTCCTTGCCTATCTCCACCAAGGTGACTCCGTCAACCCCTTTCTCCGAGAAAAGCTGAGTAGCCACGGAGAGAAGCTTTTCCCTGGTCTTGGCGGCTTCCTCACGGGTTCTACGAGCCATGGGAGACCTCATCGGAGGATATTCCATAAAGGGCACAGTAGAGCACCGGAACCACTATGAGGGTCAGCACTGTGGCGAAGGTTAGACCGAACATAATGGTCACAGCCATAGCGGCGAAGAAATCGTCCAGAGCCAGTGGTGCCATGCCGAGGACGGTGGTCATAGCGGCCATCATGACCGGCCTAATCCTTCCGGTAGAGGCCTCCATAACCGCGGAGAACCGGGCCTTGCCCTGGGCTAGTTCGAGCTCTATCTGATCGAGCAGGACTATGGCGTTTTTGATAAGCATTCCCGCCAGACTGAGGTATCCCAGCAGGGCCATGAAGCCGAAGCTCTGGCCCGTCACCAGAAGCCCGAGGGTTACCCCTATGGCGGCCAGGGGCAGACATAGAAAGACCACCGCTGGCTGTCTGAAGCCGTTGAATAGTCCCATAACCACCACTACCATAAGGACGAAGCTGAGCAAAAAGGGCTTTAACAGGGCATCCTGAGAGGTCTTTGAGTCCTCGAACTCCCCTCCCCAGACCATCTCGTAACCGTGGGGCAGCTGTAGAGAGCCTACGACAGGGAGGATCCTCCGACGAAGCTCCTCGGCTGTCCCGGTCAGTGGGTCGCACTGAGGGGTTATGACCCTTGAGCGATTTCTGCGCCAGATCACCGGATCCTCCCACTGAAGCCTTAGTCCCGAAAGGACCTGCCCCGCCGGGACGAAACGCCTGAGACCTCGGCTCCATATCTGGACGTCCTCCACCGAGTCCAGGTCCTGCCTCTCCGCCTCAGGGGCCCTTACCATTATAGGAAGCAGGTTATCCCCCTCCCGATATACCCCGACAGGTCTGCCGTCGAAGTTTCCTTTCAACGCTCCCGCTATCTCCGCCCTGGTCAGGCCAGAACGTCTTGCCCTGGCCTCGTTCACCTCGGGGACAAGTACCTTGACCTTCTGTCTCCAGTCGTCCCTGATGTCGATCCCCGCCGGATCCTGAGCCATGATGGCCCTCACCTGTCTGGAGAGCCTTCTGAGCATCGCAGGATCGTCTCCGGTGATCCGAAGTTTGACTTTAGCTCCGACCCCAGGCCCCTTTTTGAACCTCTCAAACCGGGCCTCCGAGTCGGGAAATCTCTCGGCGGTCCAGAGGGACTGTCTGGCCATTATGCCCCCGATGGCATCGTAGTCTTTAACGGTCACCAGGAGAAATCCGTAGGCGCTGTTGGGAAGCTCCGGCTCGAAGGCCAGATAGAAGCGAAGGGGACCCTCCCCAGCGAAGGCAGCCACGGAAGCTACGGAGGTCTCTTCTTTTAGGAGGTGCTCCGATATCTCCTTAAGGTCCTGGGCGGTCCTGTCGACGTCGGTTCCCTCTGGAAGCCAGTATTGGATCATGAACTGATCTCTGACTGTGTCCGGGAAGAAGCTCTGGCCCACGAAGCGAAAGCCCCAGAGAGCCAGGATCAAAAGCAACACCATAGAACCCAAGGTTAGCTTTCGCCGATCGACACACTTTATGAGAAAGCCACTGTAAAGGGAGTAAAAGGGACCGCCCTTTTGGCCTCCGTTACCGTCGGGCTTAAGGAACATGACCGCCAGCAACGGGGTGACCGTCAAGGCCAACACCCAGGAGAT
The uncultured Dethiosulfovibrio sp. genome window above contains:
- a CDS encoding alpha/beta hydrolase, which translates into the protein MRKKTAKKSVILLGLMMLIGVTTIGATTSPSHGETEKAWDAHESHTKMHFDDNEMEFTLALILGATSNSGCEIGEAFVTAGRIVEGDSESWHREWVKTAELAEARGLRSLSGDHRVSAREQFMRASYYYRAALIGMLPDDPRFERTAEKSRDLLKKAGKLMTPELEYIEIPFEGTVLPGFYRRASVLPEKRKTLIMIGGGETFAEDLVFYISRQAHERGYNFLTVDLPGQGLLPLRGLTFRPDMYVPLRSVVDYALSKQEVDRERLAMFGISGGGGFVPQAAQEDDRIKAIAMNSAVVEAYDLFAAMPVATITEEDLKEFSSFKRNTIKVIAWRWGVPMDDIPGLVEANRGFSFDPARIKCPALSIVGAGEYADVNVQKQQSRFMEGVPHDQKALVVTPAEEGASNHCLTENRSVMSQEVFDFFDQAFDKE
- a CDS encoding CatB-related O-acetyltransferase, with the translated sequence MDQERREMIEKARRHRNRRTFRAATPVMKGPDPDKVHPRRRYSQLVFLKNVIKSPNIIVGDYTYYDDIRGDRPLEFEKNVIHSVQEKLIIGKFCSIGAETVFVMSGGNHPIDNVSTYPFGLMGSGWEPASFRPVLKGDITIGNDVWIGFRATVLGGVKVGDGAVIGAGAVVTKDVPPYTVVGGNPASEIKKRFDDLTIEMLLNVRWWDWPPEKITRNVKILSSPSVGSLERCR
- a CDS encoding alpha/beta hydrolase, producing the protein MAPSFRTIDVDDARLAYAVAGEGEPLLLIMGFGGTMDYWGFPFLSYLAKSFKVIAFDNRGVGESSLGTECPSISRFALDAAALLDRLGYPSAHVLGWSMGGYIAQELALERPDLLRRLVLYGTCSDHRAALAARKEAFGELMDTSLSDQGRTEVALEMLFPTTWLQEHPGFAQAFVSRPMTVYSRCADGIAAQVEAIASWEGCTSRLGRINARTLVIAGEMDHVIPPELSRKTAELIPNGGYDSFADGGHGLIYQYPKELAQMAAGFLGA
- a CDS encoding lipoate--protein ligase, which codes for MNCIIHRGNDPFFNLAMEEVLFDRSSRTGEGYILLWRNAPTVVVGRFQNAAGEVNEPFLREKGVSVVRRTTGGGAVYHDLGNLNYTFILPVGDRDSKGLDFALYTRPLLDYLEELGVKAELTGRNDLTIEGKKFSGNAQHISKDTMLHHGTILFDTCLEDVAASLSVDPEKFKSKGVASVRSRVTNVSPHLPSPMTMDSFIEGLMAHFAAPFGQTPRALNDDEERAISAMRDSKYATWDWVWGSSPPFSLTAEHRFEKGKVQVYLDVKDGIISDAAIRGDFFSVQDPSGLEEALRSVKFDRESVASALQGLDVERHLMGISREDLIDLVMS
- a CDS encoding TetR family transcriptional regulator, giving the protein MARRTREEAAKTREKLLSVATQLFSEKGVDGVTLVEIGKEAGFTKGALYRHFGGKAGLLKELMDYGAEKVDQLEESCLKGPGEPLDRLRAMVMEEMKVFEGRQELQRILAIFLDRRSLAEDEGILLSIESLRDRTIGRIKLVLEEAGDIGQISRDVDLTVAAESLRLLIFGLMERKLYSSSPYDLSYQAKPMLELFFRALRP
- a CDS encoding efflux RND transporter permease subunit; the protein is MNIGRWAMERKSFTLFVAVLIAIGGVWAYSGLGRLEDPDFTVKTALVVTSYPGASPTEVEEEVTDRIEQAVQRLPQLKRVRSQSRRGLSVVYVDIKDRYTNGKLPQVWDELRRKITEAQRQLPPGAGPSMVNDDFGDVFGVVFAITGDGYSMAELKTYGDRIKKALLLVPDVAQVSLWGERTEAVFVEMSRARMTELGVSPEQIAATLQGQNLVADSGSVSAGSLRIPIDPTGNLRSVDDIGELLIRGGVGGRLLALKDVAHIYRGYIDPPRKVMSLNGRHAIAIGVSTVPGGNVVRMGDMVKEELKRIEQDLPVGVDIETVTYQSDLVRDAVQGFVVNLVEAVAIVIVLLVVFMGTVSGLLMGAILLLTIAGTFVAMRIIGIELHSVSLGALIISLGMLVDNAIVVTEGILVGISAGKDGKATASRIVEETKWPLLGATVVAILAFAAIGLSQDVTGEFCRSLFQVVAVSLFISWVLALTVTPLLAVMFLKPDGNGGQKGGPFYSLYSGFLIKCVDRRKLTLGSMVLLLILALWGFRFVGQSFFPDTVRDQFMIQYWLPEGTDVDRTAQDLKEISEHLLKEETSVASVAAFAGEGPLRFYLAFEPELPNSAYGFLLVTVKDYDAIGGIMARQSLWTAERFPDSEARFERFKKGPGVGAKVKLRITGDDPAMLRRLSRQVRAIMAQDPAGIDIRDDWRQKVKVLVPEVNEARARRSGLTRAEIAGALKGNFDGRPVGVYREGDNLLPIMVRAPEAERQDLDSVEDVQIWSRGLRRFVPAGQVLSGLRLQWEDPVIWRRNRSRVITPQCDPLTGTAEELRRRILPVVGSLQLPHGYEMVWGGEFEDSKTSQDALLKPFLLSFVLMVVVVMGLFNGFRQPAVVFLCLPLAAIGVTLGLLVTGQSFGFMALLGYLSLAGMLIKNAIVLLDQIELELAQGKARFSAVMEASTGRIRPVMMAAMTTVLGMAPLALDDFFAAMAVTIMFGLTFATVLTLIVVPVLYCALYGISSDEVSHGS